The proteins below come from a single Clupea harengus chromosome 21, Ch_v2.0.2, whole genome shotgun sequence genomic window:
- the nr0b1 gene encoding nuclear receptor subfamily 0 group B member 1, with amino-acid sequence MACFDGCHCISERRQNSILYSILKNDIQSAQNSQQRISRVEVAVQACSCGSKKKVVLRSPQTTCKAASAVLVKTLKFVKNVPCFRELPVEDQHVLVRSSWAPLLVLGMAQDKIVFETTETPELSMLQRILTSGPDKTEKSSECSAPGVSLVDVQSIKLFLSKCWSLDISTKEYAYLKGAILFNPDVEGLQCQHYIQGLQSEAHQALNEYVKMIHRGDTTRFAKLFIALSMLRSINANVVAGLFFKPVIGVVNMEELLLEMFYGKQPEKDD; translated from the exons ATGGCTTGTTTCGATGGATGCCACTGCATAAGCGAAAGGAGGCAAAACAGCATCCTGTACAGTATTTTAAAAAACGACATCCAGTCCGCCCAGAACTCGCAGCAGAGGATCTCAAGAGTCGAGGTGGCGGTACAAGCTTGCTCGTGTGGATCTAAGAAAAAGGTTGTGCTTCGGTCGCCGCAAACCACCTGCAAAGCCGCGTCTGCGGTGCTCGTAAAGACTCTCAAGTTTGTAAAGAATGTGCCCTGCTTTCGGGAGCTCCCCGTGGAGGACCAGCACGTTCTAGTGAGAAGCAGTTGGGCTCCGCTACTAGTCCTCGGCATGGCGCAGGACAAGATTGTCTTCGAGACCACCGAAACACCCGAACTCAGCATGTTGCAGAGGATTTTAACCAGCGGCCCGGACAAAACGGAGAAGTCATCGGAGTGTAGTGCGCCGGGCGTTTCTTTAGTTGATGTGCAGAGTATAAAATTGTTCCTCAGTAAATGCTGGAGTCTCGACATCAGCACAAAGGAGTACGCGTATTTGAAAGGAGCCATCCTCTTCAATCCAG ATGTTGAGGGGCTGCAGTGTCAACACTATATCCAAGGGCTGCAGAGCGAAGCGCACCAAGCACTTAATGAATATGTCAAAATGATTCACCGAGGGGACACCACAAGATTCGCCAAACTTTTCATCGCTCTCTCCATGCTTAGGTCCATCAACGCCAACGTCGTTGCAGGGCTTTTCTTTAAACCGGTCATTGGAGTGGTCAACATGGAAGAACTTCTACTGGAAATGTTTTATGGAAAACAACCCGAAAAGGACGACTAA